The genomic interval CGATGGTTCTCCCTTTGAATATCCGGTTCTGCATAACCATCGTGTCATATTCTTTTAATCTTTTCGGAAAATAGTTGATGAAATCCTTTACTAATCTGTCCCAGCCGTTTGGAAGGTCGTCAGTAACGCCGCCTATCCGAAACCAGTTCGGGTGCATCCTGTCGCCGCAGATCGCTTCGATAATTTCAAATACTTTTTCGCGGTCACTGAACATATAAAACACAGGCGAAAGTTGACCGATATCCTGGGCAAATGTTCCATACCAAACAAGATGACTTGAGAGCCGGAACAATTCGCAAAGCATTATTCTAATTACCTGCGCTCTCTCCGGGATTTTTATTCCTGCAAGTTTTTCTACTGCTAAAAGATAAGCGAGGTTATTCATTACACCGGCAAGATAATCAATCCGGTCTGTGTATGGAATGTATGTATGCCATGACTGCCTTTCACCCATCTTCTCTGCACCGCGATGATGAAACCCAATATCGGGAACAACATTTAAAATCTCTTCGCCGTCAAGCTGAAGAACTAATCTCAACACACCATGCGTACCTGGATGCTGGGGTCCTATATTTAAAAACATGAAATCAGAATCTTCACTTTCTCTTTTCATCCCCCATTCTTCGGGATTAAAATGAAGCGCCTGATTTTCTCTTTCTTCTTTTTCTTTCGGCAATTGAAACGGTCCCATTTCCGTAGCACGGGCAGGATGTTCTTTCCGTAGCGGATGTCCTTCCCAGGTTAAGGGCATTAAGATTCTTTTTAAATGCGGGTGACCATCGAATTTTATTCCGAACATATCGTACACTTCCCGTTCGTACCAGTCTGCATTAGACCATACTTTTGTAATTGTCGGGAGTGATGGATACTCACCTTTAAGCGGAACTTTAATTCTTATATCATCATTTCTTTCGAAAGAAAGAAGATGATAGACAACCGTGAAATCACCTTTGGGTATTTCCACTCTTTTTGCACGGGTTCTTTCGTCTATCGCAGTCAGATCGTACAGCATACGGTATGGCTTTGAAACTTCCGTTTTCAGAAAACTAATCACATCAATCAACTTGTCTTTCGAAACCCAGATGGTTGGAAATTCGTCACTGGTTTTTTGTTCGGTAATTTCAGATCCACCAAACCTGGTTTTTAGTTTCTCAACGATAGCGGAATCAGTCAT from Candidatus Kuenenia stuttgartiensis carries:
- the nuoC gene encoding NADH-quinone oxidoreductase subunit C/D encodes the protein MTDSAIVEKLKTRFGGSEITEQKTSDEFPTIWVSKDKLIDVISFLKTEVSKPYRMLYDLTAIDERTRAKRVEIPKGDFTVVYHLLSFERNDDIRIKVPLKGEYPSLPTITKVWSNADWYEREVYDMFGIKFDGHPHLKRILMPLTWEGHPLRKEHPARATEMGPFQLPKEKEERENQALHFNPEEWGMKRESEDSDFMFLNIGPQHPGTHGVLRLVLQLDGEEILNVVPDIGFHHRGAEKMGERQSWHTYIPYTDRIDYLAGVMNNLAYLLAVEKLAGIKIPERAQVIRIMLCELFRLSSHLVWYGTFAQDIGQLSPVFYMFSDREKVFEIIEAICGDRMHPNWFRIGGVTDDLPNGWDRLVKDFINYFPKRLKEYDTMVMQNRIFKGRTIGIGIYNTEEAIEWGVTGPGLRATGFEWDFRKKRPYSGYDQFEFDIPTAQNGDCYDRAIVRIEEMRQSIRIIEQCVKNMPSGPYKSDHPLATPPRKEKTMHDIETLITHFLGVTWGPVIPAGEAFFGIEATKGNNGYYLISDGNTSSYRTRVRTPSFPHMQMVPFISRSYTVPDLLSILGSIDFVLADIDR